From Papaver somniferum cultivar HN1 unplaced genomic scaffold, ASM357369v1 unplaced-scaffold_99, whole genome shotgun sequence, the proteins below share one genomic window:
- the LOC113346280 gene encoding magnesium transporter MRS2-F-like translates to SQRRYNTTTAPPPPHHQQPPPPHQQPRRKGAGIRSWLVVSDSGKSHVEEVGKHPIMRRTGLPARDLRILDPVLSYPSTILGREKAIVVNLEHIKAIITATEVFVLNFKDPVVSPFVHDLEQKVSGNENPNKAVTEEESPNVNEEEGLRQFRYSFRNSPAKNGDDNAAKGLVDAPKTGGPVVLPFEFKALEVCLECACKSLETETSTLEQEAYPALDELTSKISTLNLQRARHIKSRLVAVFGRVQKVRDELENLLDDDMDMVEMYLTEKLVHLGSEEAASKDDNEINNDEFESDNESDDDDESQSNKSSMLTGFKPNVEELEMLLEAYFAQIEGTLNKLSTMREYIDDTEDYINIMLDDKQNQLLQMGVLLSTANLLLNAGIVVVGVFGMNVHIDLFDPLPGEDENNASSTRFLQTTCGTLVGCLILYFISIFFGKKRGLLE, encoded by the exons TCACAGAGGAGGTACAACACCACCaccgcaccaccaccaccgcaccaccaacaaccaccaccgCCACACCAACAACCAAGAAGAAAAGGGGCTGGAATCAGATCATGGTTAGTAGTATCAGATTCAGGGAAATCACATGTAGAAGAAGTAGGGAAACATCCAATTATGAGAAGAACTGGTTTACCAGCGCGTGATTTAAGAATTCTCGATCCAGTTCTTTCATATCCATCAACAATACTTGGTAGAGAAAAAGCTATTGTTGTTAATTTAGAACATATCAAAGCGATTATTACCGCTACTGAAGTATTTGTATTGAATTTTAAAGATCCTGTTGTTTCTCCTTTTGTTCATGATCTTGAACAAAAGGTTTCTGGTAATGAAAACCCTAATAAAGCTGTTACTGAGGAGGAATCACCAAATGTTAATGAGGAGGAAGGATTGAGGCAGTTTAGGTATTCATTTCGTAATTCACCTGCTAAGAATGGTGATGATAATGCGGCAAAGGGACTGGTAGATGCGCCGAAGACGGGTGGGCCTGTGGTTTTGCCTTTTGAGTTTAAAGCGCTTGAAGTTTGTCTTGAATGTGCTTGTAAGAGTCTTGAAACTGAG ACATCCACACTGGAACAAGAAGCATATCCAGCGTTAGATGAGTTGACCTCTAAAATCAGTACGCTTAACCTCCAACGTGCTAGACATATAAAGAGTCGTCTAGTTGCAGTGTTTGGACGTGTGCAAAAG GTTCGAGATGAACTTGAAAACTTgctggatgatgatatggatatgGTTGAGATGTATTTGACAGAGAAGCTTGTACATTTGGGGTCcgaagaagctgcttcaaaggatgataatgaaataaacaatgaTGAATTTGAGTCAGACAATGAAAG tgatgatgatgatgaatcgcAGAGCAACAAGAGCAGTATGCTAACTGGTTTTAAGCCAAATGTTGAAGAGTTGGAGATGCTTTTAGAAGCTTACTTTGCACAGATAGAAGGAACATTAAACAAACTATCAACT ATGAGGGAATACATAGATGACACAGAGGATTACATCAATATAATGCTAGATGACAAACAAAATCAGCTTCTACAGATGGGAGTTTTACTTAGTACAGCGAATTTATTACTGAATGCAGGAATTGTAGTTGTAGGAGTCTTTGGCATGAATGTTCACATCGATCTCTTTGATCCTCTTCCCGGAGAAGACGAGAATAATGCCTCTTCGACAAGGTTTCTGCAAACTACATGTGGTACTTTAGTTGGTTGCCTTATATTATACTTCATTTCCATCTTCTTTGGTAAGAAAAGAGGACTTCTGGAATAA